A genomic segment from Nicotiana tabacum cultivar K326 chromosome 9, ASM71507v2, whole genome shotgun sequence encodes:
- the LOC107785689 gene encoding pentatricopeptide repeat-containing protein At2g22410, mitochondrial-like — protein MHIISTSFNINCCKSLNHLRLKPLSKILSFYSSSILPCSKLPHYKTKLEISQCKWRTNHIFVQTNALLSLLEIKCKYMTQLKQIQSQMIITGLFSDGFASSRLIAFCALSEKGNLNYCKKILYNMENPNTFSWNMAIRGCGESENPKDAIFLYKQMLNMENTNTFSWNMDIRGCSVSENPKDSIFLNKQMLITKGSECICLKPDNHTFPLLLKICSRLDLYYMGQEILVHILRFGHDQDVFVHNAMIHFLVSCGKLEDANKLFDESSMRDLVSWNSLINGYVRTGRPREALMVFEKMKMASVEPDEVTIIGIVGACGQLKNLELGRRLHSYVMDTGLNIHVPLCNALIDMYVKNESVHEAKALFDRMEERTMVSWTTMISGFAKLGLLDAARRLFNEMPEKAIVQWNALIGGYVQAKCGKEALALFHEMQTMNVKPDEVTMVSCLSACAQLGALDIGFWIHHYIKKHKLCLTVSLGTALVDMYAKCGNVEKALQIFHEMPVKNSLTWTAAIGALAFHGNGRDALSYFSKMVDGGLIPDDVTFLGVLSACCHGGLVEEGQKLFAEMSANFKIPPKSKHYCCMVDLLGRAGLLHEVYEFVQRMPMAADASIWGALFFACRVHGNVEMGEKAALKLLEFDPGDSGTYVLLANMYVEANMRFKARDVRKMMDERGLEKTPGCSSIEVNGKLFEFIVRDKTHPRSDQIYESLIHLTRHMEIVNCFPFTGYDLLLDTDVHCSI, from the coding sequence ATGCACATCATTTCTACATCCTTCAACATCAACTGCTGCAAATCTCTAAACCATTTGAGACTAAAACCACTCTCCAAAAtcctttctttttattcttcttctataCTCCCCTGCTCTAAATTACCCCACTACAAAACCAAACTTGAAATATCCCAATGCAAATGGAGGACAAATCATATTTTTGTCCAAACCAATGCACTACTGTCTCTTTTAGAAATCAAATGCAAATACATGACTCAACTCAAACAAATTCAGTCTCAGATGATTATCACTGGCCTATTCTCAGATGGGTTTGCTTCAAGTCGTTTAATAGCCTTTTGTGCCCTCTCAGAAAAGGGTAATCTTAATTATTGTAAAAAGATTTTGTATAATATGGAAAACCCAAATACATTTTCTTGGAATATGGCTATAAGGGGCTGTGGTGAAAGTGAAAACCCCAAAGATGCGATATTTTTGTACAAACAAATGCttaacatggaaaacacaaatacATTTTCTTGGAATATGGATATAAGGGGTTGTAGTGTAAGTGAAAACCCCAAAGATTCCATTTTTTTGAACAAACAGATGCTTATAACTAAAGGGAGTGAATGTATTTGTTTGAAGCCTGATAATCATACTTTTCCTTTGTTGCTTAAGATATGCTCTAGATTGGATTTGTATTATATGGGTCAAGAGATTCTTGTGCATATTTTGAGGTTTGGTCATGATCAAGATGTGTTTGTGCACAATGCAATGATTCATTTTTTGGTTTCTTGTGGGAAGTTGGAGGATGCAAATAAGCTGTTTGATGAAAGTTCTATGAGGGACCTAGTTTCTTGGAATTCACTGATTAATGGTTATGTTAGGACTGGGAGACCGAGGGAGGCGTTGATGGTATTTGAGAAGATGAAAATGGCATCTGTGGAGCCCGATGAAGTTACTATTATTGGGATAGTAGGGGCGTGTGGTCAGCTTAAGAATTTGGAGCTAGGGAGGAGGTTACATAGCTATGTTATGGATACAGGCTTGAATATTCACGTACCACTTTGCAATGCACTCATAGACATGTATGTGAAGAATGAGAGTGTACACGAAGCAAAGGCTTTGTTTGATAGGATGGAGGAGAGGACTATGGTAAGTTGGACTACAATGATTAGTGGGTTTGCTAAATTAGGCCTTTTGGATGCAGCGAGGAGGCTTTTTAATGAGATGCCAGAGAAAGCTATTGTACAGTGGAATGCCTTGATCGGAGGTTATGTCCAAGCTAAGTGTGGTAAAGAGGCACTGGCTTTGTTTCACGAAATGCAAACCATGAATGTAAAACCTGATGAAGTGACTATGGTTAGTTGCCTATCAGCTTGTGCGCAGCTTGGCGCACTTGATATTGGGTTTTGGATTCACCACTACATCAAAAAACATAAGCTTTGTCTAACTGTTTCACTGGGAACCGCGCTTGTTGATATGTATGCCAAATGTGGTAATGTGGAAAAGGCACTTCAAATTTTTCATGAGATGCCCGTGAAAAACTCATTGACTTGGACAGCTGCAATTGGTGCCTTAGCATTTCATGGAAATGGACGTGATGCTTTGTCATATTTTTCGAAGATGGTTGACGGTGGCCTGATACCAGATGATGTCACATTTCTCGGGGTCTTATCAGCTTGTTGTCATGGAGGTTTGGTTGAAGAAGGGCAAAAGCTTTTTGCTGAAATGAGTGCAAATTTCAAAATTCCTCCTAAATCTAAACATTACTGTTGTATGGTGGACCTTTTGGGCAGGGCAGGGCTTTTGCATGAAGTTTATGAGTTTGTCCAGAGAATGCCAATGGCGGCTGATGCTTCAATATGGGGAGCACTGTTTTTTGCTTGTCGAGTTCATGGGAACGTCGAGATGGGGGAAAAGGCAGCTCTGAAACTTCTTGAGTTTGATCCTGGTGATAGTGGAACTTATGTCTTACTTGCTAATATGTATGTTGAAGCAAATATGCGGTTTAAGGCACGAGATGTTAGGAAGATGATGGATGAAAGAGGATTAGAAAAAACACCTGGTTGCAGCTCCATTGAAGTAAATGGAAAACTTTTTGAGTTTATTGTTAGAGACAAGACACATCCACGGTCCGATCAGATTTATGAAAGTTTGATTCACTTAACGAGACATATGGAAATAGTTAATTGTTTTCCATTTACCGGATATGACCTCCTACTCGATACTGATGTTCACTGCTCAATATAA